A section of the Mesobacillus jeotgali genome encodes:
- the pyrH gene encoding UMP kinase translates to MTSPKYKRVVLKLSGEALAGEQGFGINPSVIKNVADQVKEIAELDVEVAVVVGGGNIWRGKIGEEMGMDRATADYMGMLATVMNSLSLQDSLEQAGIETRVQTSIEMRQVAEPYIRRRAIRHLEKKRVVIFAAGTGNPYFSTDTTAALRAAEIEADVILMAKNNVDGVYSADPRVDKNATKYEELSYLDVLKEGLAVMDSTASSLCMDNDIPLIVFSIMEKGNIKRAVMGETIGTIVRGKN, encoded by the coding sequence ATGACCAGCCCTAAATACAAAAGAGTTGTTTTAAAGTTAAGTGGAGAAGCATTAGCCGGAGAACAAGGATTTGGCATCAATCCGTCGGTAATTAAAAATGTTGCAGACCAGGTGAAAGAGATTGCGGAACTCGATGTGGAAGTCGCTGTAGTAGTTGGCGGAGGAAATATCTGGAGAGGCAAAATCGGCGAAGAAATGGGAATGGACAGAGCGACGGCAGACTATATGGGCATGCTTGCTACCGTCATGAATTCCCTGTCTTTGCAGGACAGTCTGGAACAAGCGGGAATCGAGACAAGGGTTCAAACTTCCATCGAAATGCGTCAGGTTGCAGAACCATATATTAGAAGAAGGGCAATCAGGCATCTCGAGAAGAAACGCGTTGTCATTTTTGCTGCCGGAACAGGAAATCCGTACTTCTCGACGGATACAACCGCTGCACTGCGGGCTGCTGAGATTGAAGCAGATGTGATCCTTATGGCTAAGAACAATGTTGATGGTGTTTACTCTGCAGATCCGCGTGTGGACAAGAACGCGACGAAGTACGAAGAGCTTTCTTATTTGGATGTGCTCAAGGAAGGCCTTGCTGTCATGGATTCTACCGCTTCATCCCTATGTATGGACAATGACATACCATTAATTGTATTCTCGATCATGGAAAAAGGTAATATTAAACGAGCAGTAATGGGTGAAACAATCGGAACTATCGTGAGGGGGAAAAACTAA
- the frr gene encoding ribosome recycling factor, which yields MPKQAIANVKERMSKAIQAFTRELASIRAGRANASLLDRIQVDYYGAPTPVNQLAGISVPEARLLVIQPYDKSILGEIEKAILKSDLGLNPANDGSIIRIAIPQLTEERRKELAKLVKKEAEEAKVAVRNIRRDGNEDLKKLEKNGEITEDDLRGYSDDIQKLTDEHITKIDQIAKDKEKEIMEV from the coding sequence ATGCCAAAACAAGCAATTGCTAATGTGAAAGAAAGAATGTCAAAAGCGATCCAGGCTTTTACCCGCGAACTTGCCAGCATCCGTGCAGGCAGGGCAAATGCCTCTCTTTTAGACAGGATCCAGGTGGATTATTACGGAGCACCTACACCGGTTAATCAGCTTGCCGGAATTTCAGTGCCGGAAGCACGACTCTTGGTCATCCAGCCTTATGATAAGTCAATCCTTGGCGAAATTGAGAAAGCAATCCTGAAATCTGATCTTGGATTAAATCCTGCGAACGATGGTTCGATCATCAGAATCGCAATCCCTCAGTTGACAGAGGAACGCCGTAAGGAACTTGCGAAGCTTGTGAAAAAGGAAGCTGAAGAAGCAAAAGTTGCAGTTCGTAACATTCGCCGTGATGGAAATGAAGATTTGAAGAAATTGGAGAAAAACGGAGAAATCACTGAAGACGATCTTCGTGGATACTCTGACGATATTCAAAAGCTTACGGATGAACATATCACCAAGATCGATCAGATTGCAAAAGACAAAGAAAAAGAAATCATGGAAGTTTAA
- the rpsB gene encoding 30S ribosomal protein S2, translating into MSVISMKQLLEAGVHFGHQTRRWNPKMKKYIFTERNGIYIIDLQKTVKKVEEAYNYVKELAGNGGTVLFVGTKKQAQDSVKEEAARSGMYYVNQRWLGGTLTNFETIQKRISRLKNIERMSEDGTFEVLPKKEVVQLKKEQERLEKFLGGIKDMKSLPDALFIIDPRKERIAVAEARKLNIPIVGIVDTNCDPDEIDVVIPANDDAIRAVKLLTSKMADAIIEAKQGEETTEAVEA; encoded by the coding sequence ATGTCAGTAATTTCTATGAAGCAACTGCTTGAAGCTGGTGTACACTTCGGTCACCAGACTCGCCGTTGGAACCCTAAGATGAAGAAATATATCTTCACTGAGCGTAACGGCATCTACATCATCGACCTTCAAAAGACTGTTAAGAAGGTTGAAGAAGCATACAACTATGTGAAGGAACTAGCTGGTAACGGCGGTACTGTTCTTTTCGTAGGTACTAAGAAACAAGCTCAAGATTCTGTTAAAGAAGAAGCAGCTCGTTCTGGTATGTACTATGTTAACCAACGTTGGTTGGGTGGTACTCTAACTAACTTCGAAACAATCCAAAAGCGTATTTCTCGTCTTAAGAACATCGAAAGAATGTCTGAAGATGGAACTTTTGAAGTGCTTCCTAAGAAAGAAGTAGTTCAATTGAAGAAAGAGCAAGAGCGTTTAGAAAAGTTCTTGGGCGGAATCAAGGACATGAAGAGCCTTCCAGATGCTCTTTTCATCATTGACCCACGCAAAGAGCGCATCGCTGTTGCTGAAGCACGCAAATTGAACATTCCTATCGTTGGAATTGTTGATACAAACTGTGATCCAGACGAAATCGACGTAGTTATCCCTGCGAACGATGACGCGATCCGCGCTGTTAAATTGCTAACTTCAAAAATGGCTGATGCTATTATCGAAGCTAAGCAAGGTGAAGAAACTACAGAAGCTGTAGAAGCTTAA
- a CDS encoding phosphatidate cytidylyltransferase produces the protein MKQRIITAVIAAAIFLPIVIFGGWPFIAMVYLIASVALYEALKMKQLNLFSVPGILSLILLWIFLIPSRYSGFLNELDYTKLELFFLGVLLFLTYTVITKNRFTFEDVAYSIMSTLYVGLGFYFFIETREASLIYVFYSLFIIWATDSGAYFIGRAIGKHKLWPEISPNKTTEGFFGGIVSALVVALLFSIFGDMEVSAILLLAATAFLSVFGQIGDLVESALKRHYNVKDSGNILPGHGGMLDRFDSLLFVWPLIHLIHLL, from the coding sequence ATGAAGCAAAGAATCATTACAGCAGTCATAGCAGCAGCTATTTTCCTTCCAATCGTTATTTTTGGGGGGTGGCCATTCATCGCAATGGTATATTTGATAGCTTCCGTAGCCTTATATGAAGCACTTAAAATGAAACAGTTAAATCTTTTCTCGGTTCCTGGTATTCTTTCCTTGATCCTATTATGGATTTTCCTGATTCCAAGCAGATACAGTGGTTTTCTAAATGAGTTGGATTATACAAAATTGGAGCTTTTCTTTCTTGGAGTCCTTTTATTTCTGACTTATACTGTCATTACTAAAAACCGCTTCACTTTTGAAGATGTAGCCTATTCAATCATGTCGACACTTTATGTCGGACTTGGTTTTTATTTCTTTATTGAAACCAGGGAAGCAAGCCTGATATATGTTTTTTACTCGCTCTTCATTATTTGGGCTACCGATTCTGGAGCATATTTTATTGGGAGGGCGATCGGCAAACATAAGCTTTGGCCCGAAATCAGTCCCAATAAGACGACAGAGGGCTTTTTTGGAGGTATAGTATCAGCACTGGTTGTTGCCTTGCTTTTCAGTATATTTGGCGATATGGAAGTATCGGCAATCCTGCTTTTGGCTGCGACTGCCTTCTTATCTGTTTTTGGACAAATAGGCGACCTAGTCGAGTCAGCATTAAAGCGGCATTACAATGTGAAGGACTCAGGAAATATACTTCCAGGCCACGGGGGCATGCTTGACCGTTTTGACAGTCTGCTCTTTGTCTGGCCGTTAATCCATTTAATTCATTTGCTATAA
- a CDS encoding isoprenyl transferase, translated as MLNKMNPWKKDPSPSGFRDRILQIKDHQVPSHVAIIMDGNGRWAKKRALPRVAGHHEGMKVVRKITRLANEIGVKALTVYAFSTENWKRPKMEVDFLMKLPEEFLGTFLPELIEENVRVEMIGYMDVLPEHTRRAVGKAMEETKNNTGLVLNFALNYGSRAEILDGVKKVMEDVKSGKISEDDLTEEAFSSYLMTKELVDPDLLIRTSGEIRLSNFMLWQLAYTEFWFTDVLWPDFNEEHFIEAIEAFQGRQRRFGGV; from the coding sequence ATGTTAAATAAAATGAATCCGTGGAAGAAGGATCCAAGTCCTTCCGGTTTCCGAGATCGTATACTTCAAATAAAAGACCACCAAGTACCGTCTCATGTTGCCATTATCATGGACGGAAACGGTCGCTGGGCCAAAAAACGGGCATTGCCTCGTGTAGCCGGCCATCATGAAGGAATGAAAGTTGTACGTAAAATTACCAGGCTGGCTAACGAAATTGGAGTAAAGGCACTTACTGTATACGCTTTTTCAACAGAGAATTGGAAGAGGCCAAAAATGGAAGTTGATTTCCTGATGAAGCTTCCAGAAGAGTTCCTGGGTACATTCCTTCCAGAGTTGATTGAAGAGAATGTCCGTGTAGAAATGATCGGATACATGGATGTGCTTCCTGAGCATACAAGGAGAGCAGTTGGCAAAGCAATGGAGGAGACAAAGAATAACACAGGTCTTGTACTAAACTTTGCTCTTAATTACGGAAGCAGAGCAGAAATTTTAGACGGTGTAAAAAAAGTCATGGAAGATGTGAAGTCCGGCAAGATTTCGGAAGATGACCTGACAGAAGAAGCCTTTTCATCATACTTAATGACAAAGGAATTGGTCGATCCGGACTTGCTGATCAGGACAAGCGGAGAAATTCGTCTGAGCAATTTCATGCTTTGGCAGCTTGCATATACCGAATTCTGGTTCACTGACGTACTGTGGCCGGATTTTAATGAAGAACATTTTATCGAAGCAATTGAAGCATTCCAAGGCCGGCAGCGGCGTTTTGGAGGAGTATAA
- the rseP gene encoding RIP metalloprotease RseP translates to MNTVIAFIVIFGALVFFHELGHLIFAKRAGILCREFAIGFGPKVFSHKKNETTYTVRLLPIGGFVRMAGEDPEMIEIKPGHRVGLLFNKNDEVQKIILTNKEKFPNARIIEVEKADIEHELFIKGYEEGEDDSLLKSFPVSKTAVLVENGVETQIAPYDRQFGSKTLGQRTMAIFAGPMMNFILAMVIFIILALFQGIPSNEPVLGKLTPDGSALKAGLQEGDVVNSIEGSEVSSWQDVVEIIRKNPGNELGFSINRDGQSMELPVIPESKEVEGEKIGLIGVYSPVEKSPLKSISYGVKETYFWTVEIFSMLGKLLTGQFSIDALSGPVGIYVSTDTVAKSGIFYLMKWAAILSINLGIMNLLPFPALDGGRLTFFAVEALRGKPIDKQKEGMVHFIGFALLMLLMLVVTWNDIQRFFL, encoded by the coding sequence TTGAATACAGTTATTGCCTTTATTGTCATTTTTGGCGCCCTCGTATTCTTTCATGAACTTGGGCATCTTATATTCGCTAAAAGAGCAGGTATCCTCTGCAGGGAATTTGCAATTGGATTTGGCCCAAAAGTCTTTTCACATAAAAAAAATGAAACGACCTATACGGTCCGTCTCCTGCCAATCGGCGGATTTGTGAGAATGGCTGGCGAAGACCCGGAAATGATTGAAATCAAGCCAGGGCATAGAGTGGGTTTGCTTTTTAATAAGAACGATGAAGTTCAAAAAATTATCCTTACAAATAAGGAAAAGTTTCCAAATGCAAGAATCATTGAGGTCGAAAAAGCAGATATTGAACATGAGCTTTTTATAAAAGGATACGAGGAGGGAGAAGACGACAGCCTTCTGAAATCCTTCCCTGTCAGTAAGACTGCTGTTCTTGTTGAAAATGGAGTAGAAACACAAATTGCCCCTTATGACAGGCAATTCGGCTCAAAAACTCTCGGCCAAAGAACAATGGCAATCTTCGCAGGACCAATGATGAATTTCATCCTGGCAATGGTCATTTTCATTATCCTTGCCTTGTTCCAGGGAATTCCTTCTAACGAACCTGTACTGGGCAAGCTTACTCCTGATGGCAGTGCCCTTAAAGCGGGGCTGCAGGAAGGGGATGTTGTCAACAGCATCGAGGGTTCGGAAGTATCAAGCTGGCAGGATGTGGTGGAAATCATCCGTAAAAATCCTGGAAATGAGCTAGGCTTCTCGATTAATCGTGATGGACAAAGTATGGAATTGCCGGTTATACCTGAATCAAAAGAAGTTGAAGGCGAAAAAATCGGATTGATTGGTGTATACAGCCCTGTAGAAAAATCACCATTGAAATCCATCTCCTATGGAGTGAAAGAGACCTATTTCTGGACTGTCGAAATTTTCTCCATGCTTGGGAAGCTTTTGACGGGACAATTTTCGATTGATGCCTTGTCTGGACCGGTGGGTATTTATGTTTCTACAGACACTGTGGCCAAATCAGGAATCTTCTATCTTATGAAATGGGCAGCAATCTTAAGCATAAATCTTGGAATTATGAACCTGCTTCCGTTTCCAGCTCTGGATGGCGGCAGGCTGACGTTCTTTGCGGTTGAAGCGTTAAGAGGAAAACCGATCGATAAGCAAAAAGAAGGAATGGTCCACTTTATTGGATTTGCATTGCTAATGCTTTTAATGCTTGTGGTCACGTGGAATGACATCCAGAGATTTTTCCTGTAA
- a CDS encoding chemotaxis protein CheD, which translates to MYKTAEIVKVGIADMNMVKVPDLIRTTGLGSCVGVVLYDQAREMAGMAHIMLPDSSLSRTEPLNKAKFANTAVKELYEIMVKSGAKQTGIKAKIAGGAQMFQFSGSNDMMRIGPRNVEAVLQELKELRIPVIAQDVGGNSGRTIEFDPKTGLMQIRTVNKGNSEI; encoded by the coding sequence ATGTATAAAACAGCAGAAATCGTTAAAGTTGGCATTGCGGATATGAATATGGTCAAGGTCCCTGACTTAATCCGGACAACTGGCCTTGGATCCTGTGTTGGAGTAGTATTGTATGACCAGGCGAGAGAGATGGCTGGCATGGCGCATATCATGCTGCCGGATTCATCGCTATCGCGCACAGAACCGCTGAATAAGGCGAAATTTGCAAATACTGCTGTTAAGGAACTTTATGAGATAATGGTAAAATCAGGAGCAAAGCAGACAGGGATAAAAGCAAAGATCGCCGGAGGAGCACAAATGTTCCAATTCTCAGGAAGCAATGACATGATGAGGATTGGGCCAAGGAACGTAGAAGCGGTTTTACAGGAATTGAAGGAACTCCGGATTCCTGTCATAGCACAGGATGTTGGCGGTAATAGCGGCAGGACTATCGAGTTCGACCCAAAAACCGGTTTGATGCAGATCAGGACGGTTAATAAAGGTAATAGTGAGATTTAA
- the tsf gene encoding translation elongation factor Ts codes for MAITAQMVKELREKTGAGMMDCKKALQETNGDMDQAIDFLREKGIAKAAKKADRIAAEGTTYILSEGNEAVILEVNSETDFVAKNEGFQVLVKEIAEHLLKNKPASVEEANAQTMENGDTVETRINNAIAKIGEKLSLRRFEVKTKTDSDAFGAYLHMGGRIGVLSVLEGTTDEAAAKDVSMHIAALNPKYVSRDEVSQEEVEHERQILTQQALNEGKPENIVAKMVEGRLSKYFEDVCVLDQAFVKNPDQKVRQFVESKGGTLREFTRYEVGEGIEKREDNFAEEVMNQVNKK; via the coding sequence ATGGCAATTACTGCACAAATGGTAAAAGAATTGCGCGAAAAAACTGGCGCTGGAATGATGGACTGCAAAAAAGCACTTCAGGAAACAAATGGTGATATGGACCAGGCGATCGATTTCCTTCGTGAAAAAGGAATCGCGAAAGCTGCTAAAAAAGCTGACCGCATCGCTGCTGAAGGCACAACTTACATCCTTTCAGAAGGCAACGAAGCTGTAATCCTTGAAGTTAACTCTGAGACAGACTTCGTAGCAAAGAACGAAGGCTTCCAGGTTCTTGTTAAGGAAATCGCTGAGCACCTTCTCAAGAATAAGCCTGCATCTGTTGAAGAAGCTAACGCTCAAACAATGGAAAATGGCGATACAGTAGAAACTCGCATCAACAATGCAATTGCTAAAATTGGTGAGAAGCTTTCACTTCGCCGTTTCGAAGTTAAAACAAAAACAGACAGCGATGCATTCGGTGCATACCTTCACATGGGCGGACGCATTGGCGTACTATCCGTTCTTGAAGGAACTACTGACGAAGCAGCAGCTAAAGATGTTTCCATGCACATCGCTGCATTGAACCCTAAATATGTATCACGTGACGAAGTATCTCAAGAAGAAGTTGAGCATGAGCGTCAAATTCTTACTCAGCAAGCTCTTAACGAAGGCAAGCCGGAAAATATCGTTGCTAAAATGGTTGAAGGCCGCCTAAGCAAATATTTCGAAGATGTTTGTGTTCTTGACCAGGCATTTGTAAAGAACCCTGATCAAAAAGTACGCCAGTTTGTTGAATCAAAAGGCGGAACTCTTCGTGAGTTTACTCGTTACGAAGTAGGCGAAGGTATCGAAAAGCGTGAAGACAACTTTGCTGAGGAAGTAATGAACCAAGTAAACAAGAAATAA
- the dxr gene encoding 1-deoxy-D-xylulose-5-phosphate reductoisomerase, translated as MKRISLLGATGSIGIQTLDVIREHPEEFKLVSMSAGRNVELSRKIINEFQPELVSVQEKADADCLRSEFPSIKMVYGHEGLVEAAVFNKADVLINAVLGSVGLKPTLEAIRSGKTIAIANKETLVTAGHIVMGEAKRHKVAILPVDSEHSAIFQALQGEKEKNIERLILTASGGSFRDRTRDELQGVTKSDALNHPNWSMGAKITIDSATMMNKGLEVIEAHWLFSLPYDDISVLLHRESIIHSMVEFHDTSIIAQLGTPDMKVPIQYALTYPDRLPLVTGKRLNLAEVGKLHFTDMDLDRFRCLKFAYDAGRAGGTMPAVMNAANEAAVAAFLDDRINFLQIEDLIEKSMENHDIIENPDLETIQEVDKETRSFVNSLL; from the coding sequence GTGAAGAGAATCAGCTTGTTGGGTGCTACCGGGTCAATTGGGATCCAGACACTAGATGTCATCAGGGAGCATCCTGAGGAGTTCAAACTTGTTTCGATGTCTGCTGGCAGGAATGTAGAGCTTAGCAGGAAGATTATCAATGAATTTCAGCCGGAACTTGTTTCAGTACAGGAGAAAGCAGATGCAGATTGTTTAAGGTCAGAATTTCCCTCGATAAAAATGGTGTATGGACATGAAGGTCTTGTAGAAGCTGCAGTTTTTAACAAGGCTGACGTGCTCATAAACGCCGTCTTAGGCAGTGTGGGGCTAAAGCCGACACTCGAAGCCATTCGATCAGGAAAAACCATTGCGATCGCAAATAAGGAAACGCTTGTAACTGCTGGTCATATCGTTATGGGCGAAGCGAAGCGGCATAAAGTTGCCATCCTTCCGGTCGACAGTGAGCATTCCGCCATCTTCCAGGCATTACAGGGTGAAAAAGAAAAGAATATTGAACGATTGATCCTGACAGCATCCGGAGGGAGCTTCAGGGACCGGACAAGGGATGAACTTCAGGGCGTTACTAAATCAGATGCTTTGAACCATCCAAACTGGTCGATGGGTGCTAAGATTACGATTGATTCCGCGACAATGATGAACAAAGGTTTAGAGGTCATTGAAGCACATTGGCTGTTTTCCCTGCCGTATGATGACATTTCGGTTCTGCTCCACAGGGAGAGCATCATTCATTCAATGGTTGAATTCCATGACACAAGTATCATTGCACAACTTGGGACCCCGGATATGAAGGTGCCAATTCAATATGCTCTTACATACCCTGACCGACTGCCTTTAGTTACAGGGAAAAGGCTGAACCTGGCCGAAGTGGGAAAGCTTCACTTCACAGACATGGACCTTGACCGTTTCCGTTGCCTTAAATTCGCTTATGATGCCGGTCGGGCAGGAGGCACAATGCCTGCGGTAATGAATGCAGCAAATGAAGCAGCGGTAGCCGCCTTTTTGGACGACAGAATCAATTTCCTCCAAATTGAAGACTTAATAGAGAAATCAATGGAAAACCATGACATCATAGAAAATCCCGACCTGGAAACGATCCAAGAGGTTGACAAAGAGACAAGGAGCTTTGTGAATTCGCTATTATAA
- a CDS encoding DUF342 domain-containing protein — protein MDLASECRVRISQDGLTAELELDVQVEELSISVEKLLKILQKEKIVYGIKMDVLAKISENPDSVQYPVTIAKGTRNVDGEDSYLRNELDQNSLKEQKVFNFRTIMQIPSVSKGQLLATVVPPVKGTPGKNVSGRIIPAKHGRPLRIRAGNNVVYESGQFYALCDGQVSITQKSISVNPVFEVKGDLDLRTGNVDFVGNIAIKGNVPSGYQLIAGGDIIVDGLVEAANIQAGGNIVIKGGVAGAMKGRVAAGGSVFANYLNQANVKAGQDIIVKSSILHSKLTAAGNVDCHTGTIIGGTISAGRNITVKELGNELFTKTELAVGWDPLLEKTEQETLSSIETAKANIRKLTEIEVKLSEIGKRTGTLSSEQKQMIAKQRNTRLKMEQSLSELQADLELLQLEKQDRMHSSLLVYEKVFPNTKVFFGKYAILTNQLYKSVGFYLENSEISINSIVNVDTPLVRM, from the coding sequence ATGGATTTGGCTTCGGAGTGCAGAGTAAGGATATCACAAGACGGACTTACAGCAGAACTTGAACTGGATGTTCAGGTTGAAGAGCTATCTATTTCAGTAGAAAAATTATTGAAGATCTTGCAGAAGGAAAAGATTGTTTACGGGATAAAAATGGATGTACTGGCGAAAATTTCAGAAAATCCCGATTCTGTACAATATCCGGTGACAATAGCGAAAGGAACGCGGAATGTTGATGGAGAAGATTCCTATTTGCGCAACGAACTAGATCAAAATAGCCTTAAAGAACAGAAGGTCTTTAATTTCCGTACTATTATGCAGATTCCTTCAGTTAGTAAAGGCCAGTTGCTGGCAACTGTTGTTCCGCCTGTTAAAGGGACACCAGGGAAAAATGTTTCCGGCAGAATCATTCCTGCAAAGCACGGCCGTCCTCTAAGGATTAGGGCAGGCAATAATGTTGTCTATGAATCTGGACAATTTTATGCTCTATGTGATGGACAGGTGAGCATTACGCAAAAATCCATCTCAGTTAATCCTGTTTTCGAGGTCAAAGGTGATCTTGATTTGAGAACAGGGAACGTTGATTTTGTCGGCAATATAGCCATTAAAGGCAATGTTCCAAGCGGATATCAGCTCATAGCTGGGGGCGACATCATAGTAGATGGTCTTGTAGAAGCAGCAAATATCCAGGCAGGAGGCAATATTGTCATCAAAGGCGGGGTGGCCGGAGCGATGAAGGGAAGAGTTGCTGCTGGGGGGAGCGTATTTGCGAACTATCTAAACCAGGCAAATGTAAAAGCAGGTCAGGACATTATTGTGAAATCTTCCATTCTGCATAGTAAGTTGACAGCTGCAGGGAATGTGGATTGCCATACCGGAACCATAATTGGCGGGACAATTTCGGCTGGCCGGAATATTACCGTAAAGGAATTGGGGAATGAACTTTTTACCAAGACAGAATTAGCTGTCGGCTGGGATCCTTTACTTGAAAAAACAGAACAAGAAACCCTTTCATCCATCGAAACTGCAAAAGCGAATATACGAAAATTGACAGAAATAGAAGTTAAGCTTTCTGAAATTGGCAAGCGGACAGGTACACTATCGAGTGAGCAGAAGCAAATGATTGCAAAACAGCGGAATACCAGGCTCAAGATGGAACAGAGTCTATCAGAACTGCAGGCTGATCTGGAACTCTTACAGCTTGAAAAACAGGATCGGATGCATTCCTCCTTACTTGTATATGAAAAAGTTTTCCCAAATACCAAGGTCTTTTTTGGGAAATATGCAATCCTGACAAACCAGCTGTACAAAAGTGTTGGTTTTTATCTTGAAAACAGTGAAATTTCCATTAATTCGATCGTAAACGTCGATACTCCACTAGTTAGGATGTGA
- a CDS encoding FliA/WhiG family RNA polymerase sigma factor, producing MVRGSTSEEQETWDKWVQSRDPDAGNMLIKKYMPLVSYHVQRISVSLPKSVSRDDLRSLGMIGLYDALEKFDPNRDLKFDTYSSFRIRGAILDGLRKEDWLPRSTREKAKKIDAAIERLEQRLMRNATIEEIANELNVDETEIYTTINEHFFANILSIDEHPNENDERDNQSFVIKDDKAEIPEDKLIKSEMLEEVADKISKLNDKEQLVLSLFYKEELTLTEIGQVMNLSTSRISQIHSKAIFKLRKWLQSA from the coding sequence ATGGTACGAGGATCCACTTCCGAGGAACAGGAAACATGGGATAAATGGGTACAGTCCCGTGATCCGGATGCGGGGAATATGCTGATAAAAAAATACATGCCACTTGTTTCCTACCATGTGCAAAGAATCTCAGTGAGTCTGCCAAAGAGTGTTTCCAGAGATGATTTAAGGAGTCTGGGAATGATTGGTTTATATGATGCTCTGGAAAAATTCGATCCAAACAGGGATCTGAAGTTTGATACATATTCTTCATTTAGGATTCGCGGGGCGATATTGGACGGGTTAAGAAAGGAAGACTGGCTCCCAAGAAGTACACGGGAAAAAGCCAAAAAAATAGATGCAGCAATCGAGAGACTCGAACAGCGACTGATGCGTAATGCAACCATTGAAGAAATCGCTAACGAATTGAATGTGGATGAAACTGAAATCTACACGACAATTAATGAACACTTTTTCGCAAATATCCTCTCCATCGACGAGCATCCAAATGAGAATGATGAGCGTGATAACCAGTCATTCGTAATCAAGGATGATAAGGCTGAAATTCCTGAGGACAAGCTCATCAAGTCCGAAATGCTCGAAGAGGTAGCTGATAAAATCTCAAAATTAAATGATAAAGAGCAGCTTGTGTTGAGTTTATTTTATAAAGAAGAATTAACGTTAACAGAAATAGGTCAAGTCATGAATTTATCTACCTCCAGAATATCGCAGATTCATTCAAAGGCAATTTTTAAATTAAGAAAATGGCTGCAGTCAGCCTGA
- a CDS encoding chemotaxis protein CheC: MTFLKSISDIHLDILKEVGNIGAGHAATALSTLLDKKIDMKVPSVRVVSFDEVMELAGGADNVVASVFLRIEGEAPGSMFFILPLPQAEKYIGQLTKNQSFSFSDKQDHELALSALQELGNILSGSYLSSLSDFTKLSLYPSVPALSIDMVGAVISFGLLELSQVSDYAIVIDTALDEEDAQLPESVKGHFFLLPDPDSFNIIFSALGVKVDV, from the coding sequence ATGACTTTTCTTAAAAGCATTTCGGACATTCATCTGGACATTTTAAAAGAGGTTGGCAATATTGGGGCTGGACATGCTGCAACAGCCTTATCTACTTTATTGGATAAAAAAATAGATATGAAAGTGCCCAGTGTCCGGGTTGTCTCATTTGACGAAGTGATGGAACTGGCAGGAGGCGCAGACAACGTCGTAGCAAGTGTTTTTCTTCGCATTGAGGGAGAGGCTCCTGGAAGTATGTTCTTTATACTTCCGCTTCCTCAGGCAGAAAAATATATCGGCCAGCTGACTAAGAATCAATCATTCTCGTTTTCCGATAAACAGGATCATGAATTGGCATTGTCGGCACTCCAGGAACTTGGCAATATTTTATCGGGATCCTATCTTTCTTCTTTGTCTGATTTTACTAAATTGAGCCTGTATCCATCCGTGCCAGCATTAAGTATTGATATGGTTGGTGCAGTTATCAGTTTTGGACTGCTGGAATTGTCGCAGGTAAGTGATTACGCGATCGTGATAGATACCGCCCTCGATGAAGAAGACGCTCAGCTCCCGGAAAGCGTGAAAGGGCATTTTTTCCTATTGCCTGACCCGGATTCTTTTAATATTATTTTTTCCGCGCTGGGAGTAAAGGTTGATGTATAA